The Anas platyrhynchos isolate ZD024472 breed Pekin duck chromosome Z, IASCAAS_PekinDuck_T2T, whole genome shotgun sequence genome includes a window with the following:
- the RFESD gene encoding Rieske domain-containing protein isoform X2: MLDLIILSIHFFICFLISVVIWCGSKDVVLRSSSKGTVEAEPDGLVLVGKEDDIKNSQRITAKVNGREVVVFYHEGKFHALDSRCYHEGGPLNLGEIEDIDGQPCIVCPWHKYVITLETGEGLYEGINPLEPSPTPRWQSKGVKQRIHKVTVNNGNVYLQFGPEKEEQCSGCLPLAWLYVPHCS, from the exons ATGTTGGACCTCATTATTCTGAGCATTCATTTCTTCATCTGCTTTCTCATCTCTGTTGTAATCTGGTGTGGATCTAAG gATGTGGTTTTGCGCAGCTCAAGCAAAGGAACAGTTGAAGCAGAGCCGGATGGTCTTGTACTAGTTGGAAAAGAAGACGACATAAAAAACTCCCAAAGAATAACTGCCAAAGTCAATGGCAGAGAAGTTGTTGTTTTCTACCATGAAGGGAAATTTCATGCTTTGGACTCTCGCTGCTACC ATGAAGGAGGCCCTTTAAATCTTGGAGAAATAGAG gaTATTGATGGTCAACCATGTATTGTTTGTCCTTGGCATAAGTACGTAATTACTTTGGAAACAGGAGAAGGATTATATGAAGGAATAAACCCTTTGGAGCCATCACCAACACCTCGGTGGCAGTCAAAAGGAGTAAAACAAAGGATTCACAAAGTTACAGTAAACAATGGAAACGTTTAT CTGCAGTTTGGCCCAGAAAAGGAAGAGCAGTGCAGTGGTTGCCTTCCCCTGGCCTGGTTGTATGTCCCACACTGTTCCTAG
- the RFESD gene encoding Rieske domain-containing protein isoform X1, which yields MLDLIILSIHFFICFLISVVIWCGSKDVVLRSSSKGTVEAEPDGLVLVGKEDDIKNSQRITAKVNGREVVVFYHEGKFHALDSRCYHEGGPLNLGEIEDIDGQPCIVCPWHKYVITLETGEGLYEGINPLEPSPTPRWQSKGVKQRIHKVTVNNGNVYVSPPDLSVSFDSDYFADKYKNNGDLALKKKSNSQAAE from the exons ATGTTGGACCTCATTATTCTGAGCATTCATTTCTTCATCTGCTTTCTCATCTCTGTTGTAATCTGGTGTGGATCTAAG gATGTGGTTTTGCGCAGCTCAAGCAAAGGAACAGTTGAAGCAGAGCCGGATGGTCTTGTACTAGTTGGAAAAGAAGACGACATAAAAAACTCCCAAAGAATAACTGCCAAAGTCAATGGCAGAGAAGTTGTTGTTTTCTACCATGAAGGGAAATTTCATGCTTTGGACTCTCGCTGCTACC ATGAAGGAGGCCCTTTAAATCTTGGAGAAATAGAG gaTATTGATGGTCAACCATGTATTGTTTGTCCTTGGCATAAGTACGTAATTACTTTGGAAACAGGAGAAGGATTATATGAAGGAATAAACCCTTTGGAGCCATCACCAACACCTCGGTGGCAGTCAAAAGGAGTAAAACAAAGGATTCACAAAGTTACAGTAAACAATGGAAACGTTTATGTGAGTCCTCCAGATTTGTCTGTAAGCTTTGACTCTGATTATTTTGctgacaaatacaaaaataatggtgatttagctttgaaaaaaaaaagcaactcacAGGCAGCAGAGTAA
- the RFESD gene encoding Rieske domain-containing protein isoform X3, which yields MLDLIILSIHFFICFLISVVIWCGSKDVVLRSSSKGTVEAEPDGLVLVGKEDDIKNSQRITAKVNGREVVVFYHEGKFHALDSRCYHEGGPLNLGEIEDIDGQPCIVCPWHKYVITLETGEGLYEGINPLEPSPTPRWQSKGVKQRIHKVTVNNGNVYNDLG from the exons ATGTTGGACCTCATTATTCTGAGCATTCATTTCTTCATCTGCTTTCTCATCTCTGTTGTAATCTGGTGTGGATCTAAG gATGTGGTTTTGCGCAGCTCAAGCAAAGGAACAGTTGAAGCAGAGCCGGATGGTCTTGTACTAGTTGGAAAAGAAGACGACATAAAAAACTCCCAAAGAATAACTGCCAAAGTCAATGGCAGAGAAGTTGTTGTTTTCTACCATGAAGGGAAATTTCATGCTTTGGACTCTCGCTGCTACC ATGAAGGAGGCCCTTTAAATCTTGGAGAAATAGAG gaTATTGATGGTCAACCATGTATTGTTTGTCCTTGGCATAAGTACGTAATTACTTTGGAAACAGGAGAAGGATTATATGAAGGAATAAACCCTTTGGAGCCATCACCAACACCTCGGTGGCAGTCAAAAGGAGTAAAACAAAGGATTCACAAAGTTACAGTAAACAATGGAAACGTTTAT AACGATCTAGGCTAG